From one Anaerotruncus rubiinfantis genomic stretch:
- a CDS encoding FGGY-family carbohydrate kinase — MSPLQYLDKQAEKIPIGSNKLIFLPHLNGERTPDNDPFARGVLYGLDLNHKVPHVYRAIMESFCLSVRHALEGMEAEGKMIPVKKLAVGGGGAKSPLWRQMTSDCLGVPQSYVSGADETFAGAYVAAMAVGIFENEEAFYRDWLSNAIETTPIPENVAQYNHVYEVYKNTYHALKGSYSKLQSF, encoded by the coding sequence ATGAGCCCGCTGCAGTATCTGGATAAGCAGGCGGAGAAAATCCCCATCGGGTCGAACAAGCTCATCTTCCTGCCGCACCTGAACGGCGAACGCACCCCGGACAACGACCCTTTCGCACGCGGCGTGCTCTACGGGCTCGACCTCAACCACAAGGTGCCCCATGTCTACCGCGCCATCATGGAGTCTTTCTGCCTGTCGGTGCGGCACGCGCTTGAGGGCATGGAGGCGGAGGGGAAAATGATTCCGGTCAAAAAGCTGGCTGTCGGCGGAGGAGGAGCCAAGAGCCCGCTCTGGCGCCAGATGACCAGCGACTGTCTGGGTGTGCCGCAATCCTACGTGTCGGGTGCGGACGAAACATTTGCGGGCGCATATGTGGCCGCTATGGCCGTGGGGATTTTTGAAAATGAGGAAGCCTTCTACCGGGACTGGCTCAGCAATGCGATTGAGACAACTCCGATCCCGGAAAACGTCGCGCAGTATAACCATGTCTACGAGGTATATAAGAACACTTATCACGCGCTCAAAGGCTCCTATTCCAAGCTGCAGTCGTTTTAA
- a CDS encoding YkvI family membrane protein, translating to MTKGMSWKNFHIGKVLFLGGAYCALSAGSGFGSGQELTQYFVVHGPSSLIGLWITQIITLLFGVMLIMDTRKYGLKSLDDVYQHYCGKVIGKIVWVFNIAYLLGMAAVMIAGAGANFAQYFNMDSTIPGRILMSIVVFITCLLGLKKLLNVNGVLGPIIIAFVLLISVLSLVFPSDGIALGAEFISKAHGLAVSENPFISNLLYTTMCILFQAPYWHGCAANDPNTTEDTVGSCVIGSLVFISVQTVSVLAMIANASTLNGVQVPNLALGQRFSPIIAALFGLILMFAIYTTTIPMVWSFTNAFAEEKTKKYSIIIAGVVVVSFIISGFGAFDALLNIVLGACGYFAVLYVFPFLYTRFIRKPVVPDVVPELVSAKLMKESASK from the coding sequence ATGACAAAAGGTATGTCCTGGAAAAACTTCCACATTGGCAAGGTTCTGTTTCTGGGCGGCGCTTACTGTGCGCTTTCCGCGGGCTCCGGCTTCGGCAGCGGCCAGGAATTGACGCAGTATTTCGTCGTACACGGACCGTCCAGCCTGATTGGACTATGGATCACCCAGATCATCACACTGCTGTTCGGCGTGATGCTGATTATGGATACCCGCAAATATGGCCTCAAATCACTGGATGACGTTTACCAGCATTATTGCGGCAAGGTGATCGGCAAGATCGTCTGGGTATTCAACATCGCCTATCTGCTCGGTATGGCGGCGGTTATGATCGCCGGCGCCGGCGCGAACTTCGCCCAGTATTTTAATATGGACAGTACCATCCCGGGCCGCATCCTGATGAGCATTGTGGTCTTTATTACCTGTCTGCTTGGTCTCAAGAAGCTGCTCAACGTCAACGGTGTGCTTGGCCCGATCATCATCGCGTTCGTGCTGCTCATCTCGGTCCTGTCGCTGGTTTTCCCGTCGGACGGCATTGCCCTGGGCGCGGAGTTCATCAGCAAGGCCCACGGCCTGGCGGTCAGCGAGAATCCCTTCATCAGCAACCTGCTTTATACCACCATGTGTATCCTGTTCCAGGCGCCCTATTGGCACGGCTGCGCTGCCAATGACCCGAACACCACCGAGGACACAGTCGGCAGCTGCGTCATCGGCAGTCTGGTCTTTATCAGCGTGCAGACCGTTTCCGTGCTCGCCATGATCGCGAACGCCTCCACCCTCAACGGCGTGCAGGTTCCGAACCTTGCGCTCGGCCAGAGGTTCAGCCCGATCATTGCGGCATTGTTTGGCCTCATCCTGATGTTCGCGATCTACACCACAACCATTCCGATGGTCTGGTCGTTTACCAACGCGTTCGCGGAGGAAAAGACCAAGAAGTATAGCATCATAATCGCCGGCGTGGTTGTCGTCTCCTTTATCATCAGCGGTTTCGGTGCGTTCGACGCGCTGCTGAACATCGTGCTCGGCGCATGCGGCTACTTTGCGGTGCTGTATGTATTCCCGTTCCTCTATACCCGCTTCATCCGCAAACCGGTTGTGCCGGATGTGGTTCCGGAACTGGTTTCCGCAAAACTGATGAAGGAAAGCGCCAGCAAATAA
- the proC gene encoding pyrroline-5-carboxylate reductase: MVKKIGFIGCGNMGGAILGGILKSGLFKPEEVAASDAFETAANAVREQFSVDACTENRAVAENSEIVLLSVKPQFYAAVIAEIRDLIREDQVVVTIAPGWTLKRLEEAFGRPVKLVRCMPNTPALVGVGVTAYCQNTLVEKGELDRVVRVLESFGQAEPIPENLFDMEAALCGSSPAYVYMMIEAMADAAVHGGIARAQAYRMAAQALIGSARMVLETGRHPGDLKDMVCSPGGSTIEAVRVLEEKGLRSSLFEAMLACADKCSRL, from the coding sequence ATTGTGAAAAAGATTGGATTTATCGGCTGCGGCAACATGGGCGGCGCGATCTTGGGCGGCATCCTGAAGAGCGGCCTCTTCAAACCGGAGGAGGTCGCCGCCTCCGACGCCTTTGAAACTGCGGCAAACGCCGTCCGGGAACAGTTTTCGGTGGATGCCTGCACCGAAAACCGTGCTGTGGCGGAGAATTCGGAAATTGTACTGCTTTCGGTCAAACCGCAGTTTTACGCTGCGGTAATCGCGGAGATCCGCGATCTCATCCGGGAGGATCAGGTCGTTGTGACCATCGCGCCGGGCTGGACGCTGAAACGTTTGGAGGAGGCTTTCGGCAGGCCTGTCAAGCTTGTCCGCTGCATGCCGAATACCCCGGCGCTGGTGGGCGTTGGTGTGACGGCCTACTGCCAAAATACACTGGTGGAAAAAGGGGAGCTAGACCGGGTTGTCAGGGTCCTTGAGAGCTTTGGTCAGGCGGAACCGATTCCGGAGAACCTGTTCGATATGGAAGCCGCGCTGTGCGGCTCCTCCCCGGCGTATGTCTACATGATGATCGAAGCGATGGCCGACGCGGCAGTTCACGGCGGCATCGCCCGCGCGCAGGCCTACCGCATGGCAGCGCAGGCGCTCATCGGCAGTGCCAGGATGGTTCTGGAAACCGGACGGCATCCGGGAGACCTGAAGGATATGGTCTGCTCGCCGGGCGGCTCTACCATCGAAGCGGTGCGCGTGCTGGAGGAGAAAGGACTGCGCAGCAGCCTTTTCGAGGCGATGCTCGCCTGCGCGGACAAATGCAGCAGACTTTGA
- a CDS encoding aspartate/glutamate racemase family protein, translated as MSNIVTGKKNIYGFKIGVIMLDMQFPRIPGDVGNAHTWNYPVLYRVVKDALPNKIAEDITDEDLAPFLNAARELEAQGVSAIALGCGFLSIFHARIKTAVKIPVIPSALALLPLIYRMLPPEKIVGVMTADATGLMPAHFKASGAQDVPVAIIGMEEEREFYTSVMQNKPQMDIDLCREEHKRVAQKLLRKNPQVGAILLECTNMPAYSQAIQEATGLPVFDITALIDFVHGALERKSFPLAL; from the coding sequence ATGAGCAACATCGTAACCGGAAAGAAGAATATCTACGGCTTCAAAATCGGCGTCATCATGCTGGATATGCAGTTTCCGCGTATCCCCGGCGACGTCGGCAATGCCCACACTTGGAATTATCCGGTGCTTTACCGGGTGGTGAAGGACGCGCTGCCCAACAAGATCGCGGAGGACATCACCGATGAAGACTTGGCGCCGTTCCTCAATGCGGCCAGGGAACTGGAAGCGCAGGGTGTTTCCGCCATTGCGCTCGGATGCGGGTTTCTGTCGATCTTCCATGCGCGTATCAAAACTGCTGTGAAAATTCCGGTGATCCCGTCGGCGCTCGCGCTGCTGCCGCTTATCTACCGAATGCTTCCGCCAGAGAAAATCGTGGGCGTCATGACCGCCGATGCCACAGGGCTGATGCCCGCACATTTCAAAGCGAGCGGCGCGCAGGATGTCCCTGTGGCGATCATCGGGATGGAGGAGGAACGGGAGTTCTATACCTCGGTGATGCAGAATAAACCCCAGATGGATATCGATCTGTGCAGAGAGGAGCATAAGCGGGTCGCGCAAAAACTGTTACGGAAGAATCCACAGGTGGGAGCAATCTTGTTGGAGTGCACCAACATGCCGGCCTATTCGCAGGCGATCCAGGAGGCGACCGGACTGCCCGTATTCGATATCACAGCGCTTATTGATTTTGTACATGGAGCTCTGGAGCGCAAATCATTCCCGCTCGCGCTGTAA
- a CDS encoding D-psicose 3-epimerase has protein sequence MKFGIYSQYFQRGWDGSFETYEKVIPKIAGLGFDLLEILTTDLMGMDESQQDRLLKLGRDHGVCLTAGGGMGQAYDISSDDASVRENGVRRFLSFLPTLHRMGIQKICGLLYSYWMYDYSRPVQKSQAWSRSAACMREMADAARDCDVTIMLEPVNRYENFLINTASEAVQYVEEVGRSNVKIQLDTCHMNIEEDSMGGAIRTAGTHLGHMHICEGNRKLPGTGALPWREMARALREIGYSGDFVMEPFVLCGCEVGDTMYLFHDLSGGADDAQLAKDAADSLRFVKTLFT, from the coding sequence ATGAAATTCGGTATCTATTCGCAGTATTTTCAGCGCGGCTGGGACGGCAGCTTTGAAACTTATGAGAAGGTTATCCCCAAAATCGCAGGGCTGGGTTTCGACCTGTTGGAGATTCTCACCACCGACCTCATGGGAATGGACGAATCCCAGCAGGACCGGCTTTTGAAGCTAGGCCGGGATCACGGCGTATGTCTGACCGCCGGAGGTGGCATGGGCCAAGCTTACGACATCTCCTCGGACGACGCTTCGGTGCGGGAAAATGGCGTACGGCGCTTTTTGAGCTTCCTCCCGACCCTGCACCGAATGGGGATTCAAAAGATCTGTGGGCTCCTTTACAGTTATTGGATGTACGATTATTCCAGGCCGGTTCAGAAGTCCCAGGCCTGGTCGCGCAGCGCGGCCTGTATGCGTGAAATGGCGGACGCCGCGCGGGATTGCGATGTGACAATTATGCTCGAACCGGTCAACCGCTATGAGAATTTCCTTATCAACACCGCGTCGGAGGCCGTTCAATATGTGGAGGAGGTCGGCAGGTCAAATGTAAAGATCCAGCTTGACACCTGTCACATGAACATCGAGGAGGACTCAATGGGCGGAGCGATCCGTACAGCCGGAACACACCTGGGCCACATGCACATCTGTGAAGGCAACCGCAAACTGCCTGGAACCGGCGCTTTGCCGTGGCGGGAGATGGCGCGGGCACTCAGGGAAATCGGTTATAGCGGTGATTTTGTCATGGAACCGTTCGTGCTGTGCGGCTGCGAGGTGGGGGATACGATGTACCTGTTCCACGATTTATCCGGCGGCGCGGATGATGCGCAGCTTGCAAAGGATGCGGCGGATTCCCTGCGGTTTGTAAAAACACTGTTCACCTGA
- a CDS encoding LacI family DNA-binding transcriptional regulator, which produces MPKVTLQDIADELQLSKSLISKIINNRDVRVSDEVRKKVLDKIKEYNYVPNRVASALSSKKMNLIACIVTNTNYDFYTDLVFYIEQEAFRQGYNIILCNIAENTAREANYLKLYQSGLIDGILASSSDGTSNRELYEQIHHDGFPIVFVDRYIPDTGISVVATENRQGAYILTQELIQKGHKRISFVGYDFATKTTVQKNRYMGYARAMEENGLTQQLLYAAEEGERSLERALQEDRPTALVMISSWQIPEILKLCRKYGMKVPRDLSIATFDEFRLPYNSMNDIQTTRVVEEPLIILKQDVQALARAAVDVLIDQINGVSKEEIHKFIPPYFE; this is translated from the coding sequence GTGCCGAAGGTGACACTACAGGACATTGCAGATGAGCTGCAGCTTTCAAAGTCCCTGATTTCCAAAATCATTAACAACAGGGACGTACGGGTCAGCGACGAAGTCCGTAAGAAGGTTCTTGATAAGATCAAAGAATACAACTACGTCCCAAACCGGGTGGCTTCGGCATTGAGCTCCAAGAAGATGAATCTGATCGCCTGCATTGTCACCAACACCAATTACGACTTTTATACGGATCTGGTCTTTTATATTGAACAGGAGGCGTTTCGGCAGGGGTATAACATCATCCTGTGTAACATCGCGGAAAATACAGCGCGGGAAGCAAATTATCTCAAACTGTACCAGTCGGGTCTCATCGATGGGATTCTGGCGTCTTCAAGCGACGGAACCTCCAACAGGGAACTCTATGAACAGATCCATCACGACGGCTTTCCAATTGTGTTTGTGGACCGTTATATTCCGGACACCGGCATCAGCGTGGTGGCCACTGAAAATCGTCAGGGTGCTTACATCCTGACGCAGGAACTCATCCAGAAGGGGCATAAGCGGATCAGCTTTGTCGGATACGATTTTGCAACCAAAACGACCGTCCAGAAAAACCGTTACATGGGGTATGCGCGGGCGATGGAAGAAAACGGTCTGACGCAGCAGCTTCTATATGCGGCGGAGGAAGGCGAACGCTCACTGGAACGCGCGTTGCAGGAGGACCGGCCGACGGCGCTGGTAATGATTTCATCCTGGCAGATTCCGGAAATCCTCAAACTCTGCCGGAAATACGGCATGAAGGTGCCGCGCGACCTCTCGATTGCGACGTTCGACGAATTTCGGCTGCCCTATAATTCCATGAACGACATCCAGACGACCCGTGTGGTGGAAGAACCGTTGATCATCCTCAAGCAGGATGTCCAGGCGCTGGCGCGCGCGGCAGTGGATGTTCTGATCGATCAGATCAATGGTGTTTCCAAAGAGGAGATCCATAAATTTATTCCTCCCTATTTTGAATAA
- a CDS encoding zinc-dependent alcohol dehydrogenase family protein gives MKAIVLEAPRRSVAVADKPMPEIGPDEVLIQVQACGICATDLKMFKGEYSGCLPVTPGHEFTGRAVKVGDKVTRIKAGDRVVADPNESCGTCGACRTAHSTFCETMAGYGVYTDGGLAEYAKAKEKGLYLVPENLPPEIAAFVEPISCALHGIEQAGIRQGDNVVIIGAGTMGQLLLQMARNTGAAKLIHVDRIAWKLEVSKAYGATDVVDGSKADPIEAVKALTGGKGADVVIEAVGHPSVLEMAMDMVAQGGRIVQFGFPAEGVKAQIEPFQILKKELTLVGSWINPYTYERALHMLSSGKLRVDHLVTHLLKLEDYEKAIHLIETQPQGFMKSIIMVHPE, from the coding sequence TTGAAGGCGATCGTATTGGAAGCGCCGCGCAGGAGCGTGGCCGTGGCAGACAAACCAATGCCGGAAATTGGACCGGACGAGGTGCTGATCCAGGTGCAGGCATGCGGCATTTGTGCCACCGATTTGAAGATGTTCAAGGGGGAATACAGCGGATGCCTGCCGGTGACGCCGGGACATGAATTTACCGGCAGGGCGGTCAAAGTCGGAGACAAGGTCACAAGAATTAAAGCGGGTGACCGGGTTGTGGCGGACCCGAATGAAAGCTGCGGCACCTGCGGCGCCTGCCGAACCGCGCATTCCACTTTCTGTGAAACGATGGCGGGTTACGGTGTCTACACCGACGGCGGTCTGGCGGAATATGCGAAGGCCAAAGAGAAGGGGCTCTATCTGGTCCCGGAAAACCTTCCGCCGGAGATTGCCGCTTTTGTCGAACCAATTTCCTGTGCGCTGCACGGTATCGAGCAGGCAGGCATCCGGCAGGGTGACAATGTCGTGATCATTGGCGCTGGCACAATGGGGCAGCTGCTTTTGCAGATGGCACGCAACACCGGCGCGGCAAAGCTCATCCACGTGGATCGCATCGCCTGGAAACTGGAAGTTTCCAAAGCCTACGGCGCCACCGACGTGGTGGATGGAAGCAAAGCGGACCCGATTGAAGCGGTTAAAGCGCTCACCGGCGGGAAGGGCGCGGACGTTGTGATTGAAGCGGTCGGACACCCGTCAGTGCTCGAAATGGCGATGGATATGGTCGCGCAGGGGGGCAGGATCGTGCAGTTTGGGTTCCCTGCGGAAGGCGTGAAGGCACAGATCGAGCCGTTCCAGATCCTGAAAAAGGAATTGACCCTCGTCGGGTCGTGGATCAACCCCTACACCTACGAACGTGCGCTGCACATGCTTTCAAGCGGGAAGCTCAGGGTTGACCATCTGGTGACGCATCTGCTTAAACTTGAGGATTACGAAAAGGCGATCCATCTGATCGAAACACAGCCGCAGGGCTTTATGAAATCGATCATCATGGTACATCCGGAATAG
- a CDS encoding M42 family metallopeptidase encodes MDSLRELMLLPAPSGYENAVAQRMAERFSPYADTVFFDRAGNVIARFTGKRTDLPSVMVYAHMDQIGFIIRQITEDGYLRLERLGGVPEKVLPALRLRFFTDAGRWVPGVMGSKSHHVTPAEEKYHADPIGSLYADVGAASAQEVFAMGLGVGNPGIYEPSFSELGGVCFGTSADNRGGCAALLRLAELLGKQRPEQEVFLVGTVQEEFNLRGAMLAARVLKPDIAIALDVALAGDTPDLSGRFPVKLGGGPVVSLYNFHGRGTLNGTIAHRGLADLAIRAAKEADIPLQRFASTGILTDSAYVQLENEGIAALDLGFPARYTHTPVEACNPEDIEQLARLIREMLGGMDETFRLTRY; translated from the coding sequence ATGGACAGTTTGCGAGAGCTGATGCTGCTGCCGGCCCCGTCGGGCTATGAAAATGCCGTGGCGCAGAGGATGGCTGAGAGATTTTCTCCTTATGCAGACACCGTTTTTTTTGACCGCGCCGGGAATGTGATTGCGCGGTTCACGGGAAAAAGGACGGATCTGCCGTCGGTCATGGTCTATGCGCATATGGATCAGATCGGTTTTATCATCCGGCAGATCACGGAGGACGGCTACCTGCGGCTGGAACGGCTCGGCGGCGTGCCGGAAAAAGTGCTTCCGGCGCTGCGCCTGCGTTTTTTTACCGATGCCGGGCGTTGGGTGCCGGGCGTGATGGGCAGCAAATCCCACCATGTCACCCCGGCGGAGGAAAAGTACCATGCCGATCCAATTGGGTCGCTTTATGCGGATGTCGGAGCCGCAAGCGCGCAAGAAGTTTTTGCAATGGGGCTTGGCGTCGGAAACCCGGGCATTTATGAACCGTCCTTCAGTGAGCTGGGAGGAGTCTGTTTTGGCACATCGGCCGATAACCGGGGCGGCTGCGCGGCACTTTTGCGGTTGGCCGAGCTGCTCGGCAAACAGCGGCCGGAACAGGAGGTTTTCCTGGTTGGCACGGTACAGGAGGAATTCAACCTGCGCGGGGCTATGCTGGCGGCGCGGGTTCTGAAGCCCGATATTGCAATTGCGCTCGACGTGGCGCTGGCCGGGGACACGCCGGATCTTTCCGGCCGCTTCCCGGTGAAGCTTGGCGGAGGTCCGGTGGTATCACTTTATAATTTTCATGGGCGGGGAACCCTCAACGGAACGATCGCGCACCGGGGATTGGCTGACCTTGCAATCCGAGCGGCGAAAGAAGCGGATATCCCGCTGCAGCGGTTCGCCTCAACTGGGATTCTCACGGATTCCGCCTATGTGCAGCTCGAAAACGAGGGGATTGCCGCGCTCGACCTGGGATTTCCGGCACGGTATACCCATACGCCGGTCGAGGCCTGCAACCCCGAAGATATAGAACAACTTGCGCGGCTCATCCGGGAAATGCTTGGCGGGATGGATGAAACCTTCCGGCTCACGCGTTATTAA
- a CDS encoding BtpA/SgcQ family protein: MQWIKETFGTDKPIIAMCHIRAMPGDPYFDAAGGMERVVELARQDLLNLQDGGVDAVMFSNEFSLPYLLKVKTETVACMARIIGELKSEIRVPYGVNVLWDPIASIDLATATGASFIREIMTGVYASDYGLWNTHVGETVRHKMELGNPNLKLLFNIVPEAAKYLQEREITEVARSTVFNNRPDALCVSGLTAGEETDSQILSRVKNEVPDTAVFCNTGCRLENIERQLSIADGAVVGTTFKVDGKFDNLVDPERVKPFMDKVREIRSRRG; the protein is encoded by the coding sequence ATGCAGTGGATCAAAGAAACCTTCGGTACCGACAAACCGATTATTGCGATGTGCCATATCCGGGCGATGCCCGGCGACCCGTATTTCGATGCCGCGGGCGGTATGGAACGGGTGGTGGAGCTTGCGCGGCAGGATCTTTTGAACCTGCAGGACGGCGGCGTGGACGCGGTGATGTTTTCGAACGAATTCAGCCTGCCGTACCTTCTGAAAGTAAAGACCGAAACGGTTGCCTGCATGGCGCGGATCATCGGCGAGCTCAAAAGCGAGATCAGAGTCCCTTACGGGGTGAACGTCCTGTGGGATCCGATCGCTTCGATCGATCTTGCGACGGCCACCGGCGCAAGCTTCATCCGCGAGATCATGACCGGCGTCTACGCGAGCGACTATGGCCTGTGGAACACCCATGTGGGCGAAACGGTGCGTCACAAGATGGAGCTTGGCAACCCGAATCTCAAGCTGCTGTTCAATATTGTGCCGGAGGCGGCCAAATACCTCCAGGAGCGTGAGATCACCGAGGTCGCCCGCTCGACTGTTTTCAACAACCGCCCTGACGCGCTCTGCGTTTCCGGTCTCACAGCGGGTGAAGAGACCGACAGCCAGATCCTTTCACGGGTGAAGAACGAGGTTCCGGACACTGCGGTTTTCTGCAACACCGGATGCCGTCTCGAAAACATCGAACGTCAGCTTTCCATCGCGGACGGCGCGGTGGTCGGCACCACCTTTAAAGTGGATGGGAAATTTGACAACCTCGTGGATCCGGAACGGGTGAAACCGTTCATGGATAAGGTGCGCGAAATCAGGAGCAGACGCGGTTAG
- a CDS encoding Gfo/Idh/MocA family protein — MKKVQAALIGAGDRGFHCYAPYAEENPWKLEFTAVAEMDDEKRRQFGDRFGIPQERRFKDLWELLARPKLADALLICTSDKLHYEPAIKAMEQGYHIMLEKPMSTTLSECVALEQAARGYGRMFILCFVLRYTEFFSTIRQVIDEGRIGRVNSIVHLENIPLVDQVHAFTRGIFRNEQVSCPIILAHCCHDLDLISWFAGAKCSKVASFGGLTHFNEENAPEGAPKRCLDGCPHSTDCPYYAPDYYLTEDTGWPTSTICTDMSYEARMKELENGPYGRCVYRCDNTVADNQTVIMEFENNVTASFILQPFASANGRTLKITGSRGEIRADMDKNEIELFDLLTGRKEKLLLKPSRYKYGGGDHGIMEYFVEQIARDGAGGLTCMENAIESHLIAFAAETSRREGTVVDLAKLRR; from the coding sequence ATGAAAAAGGTTCAGGCCGCGCTGATCGGCGCGGGGGACCGGGGCTTCCACTGCTACGCGCCCTATGCCGAAGAGAACCCGTGGAAGCTGGAATTCACGGCGGTGGCCGAGATGGACGACGAAAAACGCCGTCAGTTCGGGGATCGGTTCGGCATCCCGCAAGAGCGGCGCTTTAAAGATCTATGGGAGCTGCTCGCGCGGCCGAAGCTCGCGGACGCGCTGCTCATCTGCACGAGCGACAAGCTGCATTACGAACCGGCCATCAAGGCGATGGAACAGGGTTATCATATCATGCTGGAAAAGCCGATGTCCACGACCCTTTCGGAATGTGTGGCGCTCGAACAGGCGGCACGCGGTTACGGCAGAATGTTCATCCTCTGCTTTGTGCTGCGGTACACCGAATTTTTCTCGACCATCCGTCAGGTGATCGATGAGGGGCGGATTGGCCGGGTGAACAGCATCGTGCATCTGGAAAATATTCCATTGGTGGATCAGGTGCACGCCTTCACGCGCGGCATCTTCCGCAACGAGCAGGTTTCCTGCCCGATCATCCTGGCGCACTGCTGTCATGACCTTGATCTGATCAGCTGGTTCGCGGGCGCGAAATGCAGCAAGGTGGCATCTTTCGGCGGGCTCACCCATTTCAACGAAGAAAACGCCCCGGAAGGCGCTCCAAAGCGCTGCCTGGACGGCTGCCCGCACAGCACGGACTGTCCATACTACGCGCCGGACTACTATCTGACCGAGGACACTGGCTGGCCCACCTCCACCATCTGTACCGACATGTCTTACGAGGCGCGGATGAAGGAGCTGGAAAACGGTCCGTACGGACGATGCGTCTACCGCTGCGACAACACGGTGGCGGACAATCAGACGGTGATCATGGAGTTTGAAAACAACGTGACCGCGTCGTTCATCCTGCAGCCATTTGCCAGCGCGAACGGCCGAACCCTGAAGATCACTGGCAGCAGAGGTGAAATTCGGGCCGACATGGACAAAAACGAGATCGAGCTTTTCGATCTTTTGACCGGACGCAAAGAAAAGCTTTTGCTGAAGCCATCCCGTTACAAATATGGCGGCGGCGATCATGGGATTATGGAATATTTTGTGGAGCAGATTGCGCGGGACGGCGCGGGTGGACTCACCTGTATGGAAAACGCGATTGAAAGCCACCTGATTGCCTTTGCGGCGGAAACATCCCGCAGGGAGGGGACAGTGGTGGATCTGGCGAAACTGAGGCGGTGA